From Zingiber officinale cultivar Zhangliang chromosome 5B, Zo_v1.1, whole genome shotgun sequence, the proteins below share one genomic window:
- the LOC121984630 gene encoding uncharacterized protein LOC121984630 encodes MEIVLLSDHVFSLSPPLAPLLLHRGRFDPLFHKYRSFPYHRHRSRKPVVVSFSLSGSSGLTPIPSRYGGWDDPDLLDESYRSGKFDSVRNLLASFGINERKHGFLFLLGFLSALAVSRARISSMAIFPVSVVIFVAGFSAGMSQASAASGSIWDFDVKIKDVSEFLKDMDEKVSDLGNGLAEGVQSNRIEKSRLKDYVDILKYVRSRIVHAQRTLEDSASVVNVDEQTDFEQGKKSSQKPSRKRRELGMIAFDILQFFGNILQENFTVLKTSQESNAINKVELSEQGVSVVEKTEASDIAASTVISGNGVNLSSKKSVNPNLEKSQEPLRVAEGAAANQNSGSVSDVKKFEDTGDQRYKDDMLPFDEELNNPNASFRFKTKKEHYQKMVFRHHYEDAIRNDGHTSMGSNSNQKATKNIDFFKETAESLMLEQKFEVHNKSYLHSDEYHGSNLKDESISSIGSNNQFGNDLSGSGVKTDYPIDGVRKGKIASSFSSTHSTDGDFDQNVQEASELLRQARIYMKSQTDEAALDALLYRSEKLLSVAVHLKPMSLLAVGQLGNAYLLHGELKLKISKQLRALLSKSDVILNEKSTVLRGKKLDTRILSRDNLTSALTDVCEECEELLGKAGRKYRMALTIDGSDIRALYNWGLALSYRAQLIADIGPEAAADADKVYMAAIDKFDAIVTKSNAYAPDALYRWGVALQQRSNLRRNNRGEKLKLLQQAKSLFEDVLYVESNNRLAREALSSCLLELDYHRKW; translated from the exons ATGGAGATTGTTCTGCTTTCAGATCACGTCTTTAGCCTCTCGCCTCCACTCGCTCCACTTCTTCTTCATCGAGGCCGCTTCGATCCCTTGTTCCACAAATATCGTTCCTTTCCTTACCATCGACACCGGAGTCGGAAGCCCGTCGTAGTTTCTTTTTCCCTCTCTGGTTCTTCCGGTTTAACTCCGATTCCGTCCAGGTATGGCGGGTGGGATGACCCGGATCTCCTCGATGAATCCTACAGATCGGGTAAGTTCGATTCCGTCCGGAACCTCTTAGCCTCTTTCGGGATTAACGAACGAAAGCACGGGTTCCTCTTTCTTTTGGGATTTCTCTCGGCTTTGGCGGTATCTAGGGCGAGGATTTCTTCCATGGCCATTTTTCCTGTCTCGGTGGTGATTTTTGTGGCTGGATTCTCGGCCGGGATGAGCCAGGCGAGCGCCGCCAGTGGGTCAATTTGGGATTTTGATGTGAAAATCAAAGATGTGAGTGAATTTCTGAAAGATATGGACGAAAAGGTCTCAGATTTGGGAAATGGATTAGCGGAAGGCGTCCAATCTAATCGTATAGAGAAGAGTAGGCTTAAGGATTATGTTGACATTCTCAAATATGTGAGATCGAGGATTGTTCATGCTCAGAGGACGCTGGAGGATTCTGCTTCAGTTGTCAATGTGGATGAACAGACGGATTTTGAACAGGGGAAAAAGTCGAGCCAAAAGCCAAGCCGGAAGAGAAGGGAACTGGGGATGATTGCTTTTGACATTCTTCAGTTTTTTGGCAATATATTGCAGGAGAACTTCACCGTTCTGAAGACATCACAAGAGAGTAATGCAATTAACAAGGTAGAGCTGTCGGAGCAGGGAGTCTCAGTTGTTGAAAAGACTGAAGCGAGTGATATTGCAGCATCAACTGTGATAAGTGGAAATGGTGTAAATTTATCTAGCAAAAAGTCTGTTAATCCGAATCTCGAAAAATCACAAGAACCCTTAAGAGTCGCAGAGGGCGCAGCAGCAAATCAAAATAGTGGATCAGTCAGTGATGTGAAGAAATTCGAAGACACCGGAGATCAAAGATATAAGGACGATATGTTGCCATTTGATGAAGAACTCAACAATCCGAATGCAAGTTTTCGGTTCAAGACAAAGAAAGAACACTACCAGAAAATGGTTTTCAGGCATCATTATGAAGATGCCATTCGGAATGATGGGCATACTTCTATGGGTAGTAATTCAAACCAGAAAGCTACAAAAAATATAGACTTCTTCAAAGAAACTGCAGAATCATTGATGTTAGAACAGAAATTTGAGGTACACAATAAGTCATATTTGCATTCTGATGAATATCATGGTAGCAATTTAAAGGATGAAAGCATAAGTAGCATTGGTTCTAACAACCAATTTGGCAATGATCTCAGTGGTTCAGGAGTGAAAACTGATTATCCAATTGACGGTGTTAGGAAAGGCAAGATTGCATCTTCGTTTTCTTCAACGCATTCAACTGATGGTGATTTTGATCAAAATGTCCAAGAAGCCTCAGAACTTCTAAGGCAGGCTAGGATATATATGAAGTCTCAAACCGATGAAGCAGCATTAGATGCCTTATTATACAGATCCGAGAAATTGCTTTCTGTGGCTGTTCATTTGAAGCCAATGAGTTTGCTGGCTGTAGGTCAGTTGGGTAATGCTTATCTTTTGCATGGAGAACTAAAATTGAAGATTAGCAAACAACTGAGAGCTCTCTTATCCAAAAGTGATGTCATTCTAAATGAAAAGTCAACTGTTTTAAGAGGTAAGAAATTGGATACAAGAATCTTAAGCAGAGACAACCTTACTTCTGCCCTTACTGATGTTTGTGAGGAGTGTGAAGAACTGCTAGGTAAGGCAGGAAGAAAGTATAGAATGGCTTTGACAATTGATGGGAGTGATATTCGAGCTCTATATAATTGGGGTCTTGCTCTGTCATATCGTGCACAATTGATTGCAGATATTGGACCA GAAGCAGCTGCTGATGCTGACAAGGTATACATGGCTGCAATAGATAAATTTGACGCTATTGTGACTAAGAGCAATGCTTATGCTCCAGATG CCTTGTACAGATGGGGTGTGGCCTTGCAGCAGCGATCCAACCTGCGTCGAAACAACAGAGGGGAAAAGCTGAAGCTTCTGCAACAGGCTAAGAGCCTGTTCGAAGATGTGCTATATGTGGAATCGAATAACCGGCTCGCAAGGGAAGCTCTTTCTTCCTGTCTTTTGGAACTCGATTACCATAGGAAGTGGTAA
- the LOC121984631 gene encoding uncharacterized protein LOC121984631 isoform X3, which produces MLRPILNSSSGSPCSSKSSYYDSMYLEIKTNQGNFRCHHLAENWLCLSCKDVFCSRFINKHMVNHHQEIGHCLALSFSDLSVWCFNYDAYMDVQMIRQLWPIYEVTHLLKFEELTKLDEKLKLTESLLESKNLEIKKINDEKKAALATQFAAEATL; this is translated from the exons ATGTTACGACCTATCTTAAATTCCTCTTCCGGTTCCCCCTGCTCTAG caaATCATCATACTACGATTCCATGTATCTGGAGATCAAGACGAATCAAG GAAATTTCAGGTGTCATCACCTTGCTGAAAACTGGTTGTGTTTGAGCTGTAAAGATGTTTTCTGCAGTCGTTTTATCAATAAGCACATGGTGAACCATCACCAAGAAATTGGGCACTGCCTTGCTTTGAGTTTCAG CGATCTATCAGTTTGGTGCTTTAACTATGATGCATATATGGATGTTCAGATGATCAGGCAACTATGGCCTATTTATGAAGTTACCCATCTGCTAAAATTTG AGGAATTGACAAAGTTGGACGAAAAGCTTAAGCTCACTGAATCACTATTGGAAAGCAAG AATCTTGAAATTAAGAAGATAAATGATGAGAAGAAAGCAGCCTTGGCTACTCAATTTGCAGCAGAGGCAACACTTTGA
- the LOC121987518 gene encoding dof zinc finger protein DOF1.7-like: MEECLFARELSGGGSEKAQQRKQSETSAAEALSCPRCESTETKFCYYNNYSKLQPRHYCRACRRHWTNGGALRDVPVGGGRKNKRIKGSPGSKRTDVTLPEEEENHSSSSGALASMNAAPERGLGSLFCPEPGILGGIPFSPLLYDHVGQQDGGLFAMESATRHLSPASNLSHWDDIIDLVNLELKPPASELTDHTLTYR; the protein is encoded by the exons ATGGAAGAATGTTTGTTTGCCAGG GAATTGAGTGGTGGTGGAAGCGAGAAGGCGCAGCAGAGAAAACAGAGTGAAACGTCGGCGGCGGAGGCGCTGAGTTGCCCGCGGTGCGAGTCTACGGAAACCAAGTTCTGTTACTACAACAACTACAGCAAGCTGCAGCCGCGGCACTACTGCCGGGCCTGCCGCCGGCACTGGACCAACGGCGGCGCGCTCCGCGACGTGCCCGTGGGCGGCGGCCGCAAGAACAAGCGCATCAAAGGAAGCCCAGGGAGCAAGCGCACCGACGTCACGCTACCGGAGGAGGAGGAAAACCACAGTAGCAGCAGCGGCGCCTTGGCTTCCATGAACGCGGCGCCGGAGAGAGGACTCGGTTCCCTGTTCTGTCCGGAGCCGGGCATTCTGGGGGGCATTCCCTTCTCGCCCTTGCTCTACGATCACGTCGGTCAACAGGACGGCGGGCTCTTCGCGATGGAAAGCGCGACGAGGCATCTGTCGCCGGCGAGCAACTTGAGCCACTGGGACGACATCATCGACCTCGTCAACCTCGAACTCAAGCCGCCGGCCTCCGAGCTTACCGATCACACTTTGACTTATCGATGA
- the LOC121984631 gene encoding uncharacterized protein LOC121984631 isoform X2: MRKSYLVSNPAGLRHERPATACHRYVTTYLKFLFRKSSYYDSMYLEIKTNQGNFRCHHLAENWLCLSCKDVFCSRFINKHMVNHHQEIGHCLALSFSDLSVWCFNYDAYMDVQMIRQLWPIYEVTHLLKFEELTKLDEKLKLTESLLESKNLEIKKINDEKKAALATQFAAEATL, encoded by the exons ATGAGGAAGAGTTATTTAGTGTCGAATCCTGCTGGGTTGAGGCACGAACGACCTGCGACCGCCTGTCATCGTTATGTTACGACCTATCTTAAATTCCTCTTCCG caaATCATCATACTACGATTCCATGTATCTGGAGATCAAGACGAATCAAG GAAATTTCAGGTGTCATCACCTTGCTGAAAACTGGTTGTGTTTGAGCTGTAAAGATGTTTTCTGCAGTCGTTTTATCAATAAGCACATGGTGAACCATCACCAAGAAATTGGGCACTGCCTTGCTTTGAGTTTCAG CGATCTATCAGTTTGGTGCTTTAACTATGATGCATATATGGATGTTCAGATGATCAGGCAACTATGGCCTATTTATGAAGTTACCCATCTGCTAAAATTTG AGGAATTGACAAAGTTGGACGAAAAGCTTAAGCTCACTGAATCACTATTGGAAAGCAAG AATCTTGAAATTAAGAAGATAAATGATGAGAAGAAAGCAGCCTTGGCTACTCAATTTGCAGCAGAGGCAACACTTTGA
- the LOC121984631 gene encoding RING finger protein ETP1-like isoform X1: MAAEDNSSTGTLKVDEEELFSVESCWVEARTTCDRLSSKSSYYDSMYLEIKTNQGNFRCHHLAENWLCLSCKDVFCSRFINKHMVNHHQEIGHCLALSFSDLSVWCFNYDAYMDVQMIRQLWPIYEVTHLLKFEELTKLDEKLKLTESLLESKNLEIKKINDEKKAALATQFAAEATL; encoded by the exons ATGGCGGCGGAGGACAACTCGTCGACGGGAACA CTCAAGGTGGATGAGGAAGAGTTATTTAGTGTCGAATCCTGCTGGGTTGAGGCACGAACGACCTGCGACCGCCTGTCATC caaATCATCATACTACGATTCCATGTATCTGGAGATCAAGACGAATCAAG GAAATTTCAGGTGTCATCACCTTGCTGAAAACTGGTTGTGTTTGAGCTGTAAAGATGTTTTCTGCAGTCGTTTTATCAATAAGCACATGGTGAACCATCACCAAGAAATTGGGCACTGCCTTGCTTTGAGTTTCAG CGATCTATCAGTTTGGTGCTTTAACTATGATGCATATATGGATGTTCAGATGATCAGGCAACTATGGCCTATTTATGAAGTTACCCATCTGCTAAAATTTG AGGAATTGACAAAGTTGGACGAAAAGCTTAAGCTCACTGAATCACTATTGGAAAGCAAG AATCTTGAAATTAAGAAGATAAATGATGAGAAGAAAGCAGCCTTGGCTACTCAATTTGCAGCAGAGGCAACACTTTGA
- the LOC121986765 gene encoding zinc finger MYM-type protein 1-like: protein MHRFFKRKTPEPEEQNIGDVTVREVDFSQLPADPGLRIPICSYNANIRDQVRRIYLQKGPCQPSGYEFSKRKFGVSQFRRFNPSWFKEFGDWLEYSIEKDAAYCLYCYLFKTTKGKQAGGETFVSEGFTNWKGKDRLNIHVGQHDSEHHKARMNCEALMNQDEHIQSILHKQSKQMRNDYRIRLNASIDCIRVLLRQGNSFRGHDETESSLNPSNFLILLEFLCAHNKEINYVILKNAPKNCKLTSLDIQKDIVRACATETINVIIKDIGNSLFSILVDESRDVSMKEQMSVVLRYVDSSGHVNERFIGIEHVTSTTALSLKAAIDKMFSKYNLSIANMRGQGFDGASNMQGKFNGLKALILKENPCAFYIHCFAHQLQLALIAVAKKNLPISNFFRIVGDVVNVVGSSCKRSDLLKEKHSDFIVETMERGEISSG, encoded by the coding sequence ATgcatagattttttaaaagaaaaactccAGAACCAGAAGAACAAAATATTGGAGATGTTACAGTTAGAGAAGTTGATTTTTCACAATTACCGGCAGATCCTGGACTAAGGATTCCAATTTGTTCTTATAATGCTAACATtagggatcaagttcgaaggaTATATTTGCAAAAGGGCCCATGTCAACCTTCAGGTTATGAATTCTCAAAACGAAAATTTGGAGTAAGCCAATTTAGACGGTTTAATCCTTCATGGTTTAAGGAATTTGGTGATTGGTTGGAATATAGTATAGAAAAAGATGCGGCATATTGTTTGTATTGTTATCTCTTCAAGACAACTAAGGGAAAACAAGCAGGAGGAGAGACTTTTGTTAGCGAAGGATTCACAAATTGGAAGGGTAAAGATAGATTAAATATTCATGTTGGCCAACATGATAGTGAACATCATAAAGCTCGAatgaattgtgaagctttgatGAATCAAGATGAGCACATTCAATCAATTTTACACAAACAGTCAAAGCAAATGCGAAATGATTATCGTATCCGTCTCAATGCTTCGATTGATTGTATTAGAGTTTTGTTGCGACAAGGGAATTCATTTCGAGGTCATGATGAGACTGAAAGTTCTCTTAATCCGAGTAACTTTCTTATTCTACTGGAGTTTTTATGTGCTCATAATAAAGAGATTAATTATGTGATATTGAAAAATGCCCCCAAAAATTGCAAGTTAACATCACTGGATATTCAGAAGGATATAGTAAGGGCTTGTGCAACTGAAACAATTAATGTTATTATCAAAGATATTGGTAATTCATTATTCTCTATTTTAGTTGATGAATCTCGTGATGTGTCAATGAAGGAGCAAATGTCAGTTGTTTTGCGCTATGTGGATAGTAGTGGGCATGTAAATGAGCGTTTTATTGGAATTGAACATGTTACTAGTACTACAGCACTCTCACTTAAAGCTGCTATTGATAAGATGTTCTCTAAATATAATTTGAGCATAGCTAATATGAGAGGACAAGGTTTTGATGGAGCAAGTAATATGCAAGGTAAATTTAATGGTCTAAAAGCACTCATTTTAAAGGAGAACCCATGTGCATTTTATATACATTGTTTTGCCCATCAGCTTCAACTAGCTCTTATAGCTGTGGCCAAGAAAAATCTTCCGATTTCTAATTTCTTTCGTATTGTTGGTGATGTGGTAAATGTTGTTGGATCATCCTGCAAACGTTCTGATCTTCTTAAGGAGAAACATTCAGATTTTATTGTTGAGACAATGGAGAGGGGTGAAATTTCAAGTGGTTGA